One window of Drosophila busckii strain San Diego stock center, stock number 13000-0081.31 chromosome 3L, ASM1175060v1, whole genome shotgun sequence genomic DNA carries:
- the LOC108600901 gene encoding protein scylla translates to MKMEVLTVQSNYELGSNKVRDWTSTLTPPTPAAVAPKKVSIAAAVATKSSNTRSSSSNTHSIKHKQQQASSSSSSNNKKTKSNSSYHYQQQISSYEAEQQCRESDMDAAEVAELSLRLLDKLREAKSRHLTCTEVSLPCDLTTKISADIIRVSEKEPCGLRGCTIYVEFEDEPQNSRRIASLKLDPETVSTFEVYLTLRQDHRGWTALLPQFMKSLARTITISPEYSITKLKLYAADGLSARRSYSFGSSSSHSHSQAIATPTI, encoded by the exons atgaaaatggaaGTACTCACTGTGCAATCAAACTACGAGCTCGGCTCCAACAAAGTTAGAG ATTGGACCAGCACATTGACACCGCCCACGCCCGCCGCCGTTGCGCCCAAGAAGGTTAGCATTGCCGCCGCTGTTGCAaccaagagcagcaacactcgcagcagcagcagcaacacacacagtattaagcacaagcaacaacaggcgagcagcagcagcagcagcaacaataagaaaaccAAATCGAACAGCAGCTATCACTATCAGCAACAGATCAGCAGCTACGAGGCGGAGCAGCAGTGCCGCGAGAGCGACATGGATGCCGCCGAGGTCGCTGAGCTGTCGCTGCGACTGCTGGACAAGCTGCGCGAGGCAAAGTCACGTCACTTGACCTGCACAGAAGTGTCGCTACCCTGTGATCTCACCACAAAAATATCGGCGGATATAATACGCGTATCGGAGAAGGAGCCCTGCGGCCTGCGCGGCTGCACCATCTATGTGGAGTTCGAGGATGAGCCGCAGAATTCGCGTCGCATCGCATCGCTCAAACTGGACCCCGAAACGGTGTCCACATTTGAGGTTTATCTAACACTGCGACAGGATCATCGCGGCTggacagcgctgctgccacagTTCATGAAGAGTCTGGCACGCACCATAACCATCAGCCCAGAGTATAGCATAACCAAGCTGAAGCTCTATGCGGCCGATGGACTGAGCGCTAGACGCAGCTACAGCTtcggctccagctccagccatagccatagccaggCAATTGCCACGCCAACGATATAA